In Thiospirochaeta perfilievii, a single window of DNA contains:
- the ispE gene encoding 4-(cytidine 5'-diphospho)-2-C-methyl-D-erythritol kinase codes for MKYEYVINSPCKINLHLDVHNKRRDGYHNLTSIFQLISLQDRIYAKINNTKTITIVGDFDCSLEDNLIYKAGKKFYNKLGIKEEIDFCIEKNTPSGGGLGGGSSNCAAALRLLNTIYNKPLSDKELFDIALSLGSDVPFFLGSGTALVQGRGEIVTPLNTVKGYHVLVVNPSIHISTAKAFSLLNDAGVITENSSQNLGCIKDTYTQGIDNFSNFKNSFEIALFSDYTFINDIKTIMLEEGAAMAALSGSGSTMFGLFKHKSDSQRAKDRLTENRQYKIFIVEPLEDFPATEKIVF; via the coding sequence ATGAAATACGAATATGTAATTAACTCCCCATGTAAAATCAATCTTCACTTAGATGTGCACAATAAACGAAGGGATGGATACCATAATTTAACATCAATTTTTCAACTGATATCTCTACAAGATAGAATTTATGCAAAAATAAACAATACAAAAACAATAACAATTGTTGGTGATTTTGATTGCTCATTGGAAGATAATTTAATTTATAAGGCTGGGAAGAAGTTTTATAATAAATTAGGTATAAAAGAAGAGATAGACTTTTGTATAGAAAAAAATACACCTAGTGGTGGTGGTTTAGGAGGGGGGAGTAGTAACTGTGCAGCAGCTCTACGACTTTTGAATACCATTTATAATAAGCCTTTATCAGATAAGGAGTTATTTGATATAGCTCTTTCCTTAGGAAGTGATGTTCCTTTTTTCTTAGGTAGTGGTACAGCGCTTGTTCAAGGACGTGGAGAAATTGTTACACCACTAAATACAGTTAAAGGATACCATGTATTGGTTGTAAACCCCTCTATACATATATCAACAGCTAAAGCTTTCTCTTTATTAAATGATGCTGGGGTAATAACAGAAAATAGCAGTCAAAACCTGGGTTGTATAAAAGATACTTATACCCAAGGCATAGATAATTTTAGTAATTTTAAAAATAGTTTTGAAATCGCTTTATTTTCAGATTATACTTTCATAAATGACATAAAGACGATTATGTTAGAAGAGGGTGCAGCTATGGCAGCATTATCAGGTAGTGGTAGTACAATGTTTGGCTTGTTTAAGCATAAAAGTGATTCACAAAGGGCTAAGGATAGACTAACAGAGAATCGTCAATATAAAATTTTTATAGTTGAGCCCCTAGAGGATTTTCCAGCAACAGAGAAAATAGTCTTCTAA
- the spoVG gene encoding septation regulator SpoVG: MEITDIRIRKVDAEGKLKAYVTVTFDDSFVVHNVKVIEGDSGVFIAMPSRKTRKGEFKDVAHPINTDFRNKMQAQILESFNNSDHYEDEEEY; this comes from the coding sequence ATGGAGATTACCGACATTCGTATTAGAAAGGTTGATGCCGAAGGTAAATTAAAAGCTTATGTTACAGTTACATTTGACGACTCTTTTGTTGTGCATAATGTAAAAGTTATTGAAGGGGATAGTGGAGTGTTTATTGCTATGCCAAGTAGAAAAACAAGAAAGGGTGAATTTAAAGATGTAGCCCATCCGATAAACACTGATTTTAGAAATAAAATGCAAGCACAAATTCTTGAATCATTTAATAATTCTGATCATTATGAGGATGAAGAAGAGTATTAG
- a CDS encoding 50S ribosomal protein L25, with translation MDKRTLSVVKRTSVGKNSLKSLRKEGFIPAVMYGHSDNTLFSVNEREFGKKFKVISENTIIDLKDGKDVYHVLIKDFDEDVLKGNILHLDFYEVEKGKSLNTIVPLHIEGSSVGVRLGGSLETLVHEIQVECLPKDIPEEIIVNIENLEIGQSIHVKDLAEIKGVKFLTSPEQVITHVTKAGAAAIEEDEAETVEE, from the coding sequence ATGGATAAAAGAACCTTATCTGTTGTTAAAAGAACAAGCGTAGGTAAAAACTCATTAAAATCTTTAAGAAAAGAAGGTTTTATTCCTGCGGTAATGTATGGTCATTCTGATAATACATTATTTTCTGTTAACGAAAGAGAATTTGGTAAGAAATTTAAAGTTATTTCTGAGAATACAATTATTGACCTTAAAGATGGTAAAGATGTATATCACGTTCTTATCAAAGACTTTGACGAAGATGTTTTAAAAGGTAATATTTTACATCTTGATTTTTACGAAGTAGAAAAAGGTAAATCATTAAATACTATAGTTCCTTTACATATTGAGGGAAGCTCTGTCGGAGTAAGATTAGGTGGAAGCTTAGAAACTTTAGTACATGAAATTCAAGTGGAGTGTCTTCCAAAAGATATTCCTGAAGAGATTATTGTTAATATTGAGAACTTAGAAATTGGTCAATCAATACATGTAAAAGATTTAGCAGAGATTAAAGGTGTTAAATTTCTTACTAGTCCTGAGCAAGTAATAACTCATGTAACAAAAGCTGGAGCAGCTGCTATTGAAGAAGATGAAGCTGAAACAGTAGAAGAGTAA
- the pth gene encoding aminoacyl-tRNA hydrolase gives MTLLVIGLGNPGSKYHGTRHNTGFDVVDKLASKFGVKFSKPFFKKYFITHITYNSNKFILVKPTTYMNRSGEVLPSLLSKYKLTNSSVVIVVDNLDIEKGLLKFKLKGSDGGHNGLKSINDYLGSNEYKRLFVGIGRPPKGESITEYVLSPIEDNEVLEAEDRAVEGLLRLTSDSISQVMNYINRRKIDK, from the coding sequence ATGACTCTTCTAGTAATAGGTCTTGGTAATCCAGGTAGTAAATACCATGGGACAAGACATAACACTGGCTTTGATGTTGTTGATAAACTTGCATCAAAGTTTGGTGTTAAATTTTCAAAGCCTTTTTTTAAGAAGTATTTTATAACTCATATCACTTACAATTCAAACAAATTTATTCTTGTAAAACCAACAACATATATGAATCGCTCAGGAGAAGTTCTTCCTTCACTACTTAGTAAGTATAAATTAACAAATAGCAGTGTTGTTATTGTTGTAGATAATTTAGACATTGAAAAAGGTCTATTAAAGTTTAAGCTTAAGGGATCAGATGGAGGTCATAATGGTTTAAAGTCCATAAATGATTATCTAGGTTCTAATGAGTATAAAAGATTGTTTGTTGGTATAGGAAGACCACCAAAGGGAGAATCTATTACAGAGTATGTTCTCTCTCCTATTGAAGATAACGAAGTTCTCGAAGCTGAGGATAGAGCTGTAGAAGGTCTGCTTAGGCTTACATCTGATAGTATTAGTCAAGTTATGAACTATATAAATAGACGAAAAATTGATAAATAG
- the tilS gene encoding tRNA lysidine(34) synthetase TilS, which translates to MINSIRNYLIDNKIFNKNILVALSGGPDSVSLLFLLNSVKEEFSINLSAAYVNHGLRSKEENLVDYDIVKEHCSNLGVKLHVKIFKQGEIFEISKERRNSIESVSRELRYNFFNQLVAKDDLIAVAHNRDDQIETQIMRFFQGSSYEGLIGIKSERGNIIRPLINIEKSYLLSYLNSERIKFALDKTNSENDYLRNKIRNILIPTIEEVFPSFRNSLSKLEGKLIDLNQFINLKSKDLEWTNILGSWVTSYNDFLNLSYLERENEIYRVFDKTFHGDIPSYRLPNRFLKPIRKLNFKNNEIILEGHGIQFYRNKEHLIWTLLNNKLLK; encoded by the coding sequence TTGATAAATAGTATTAGGAATTATCTAATAGATAATAAAATTTTTAATAAAAATATTTTAGTAGCGTTATCTGGTGGCCCAGATTCAGTATCTCTACTTTTTCTGTTAAATTCAGTAAAAGAAGAGTTTTCTATAAACCTCTCTGCAGCATATGTAAACCACGGTTTAAGATCAAAGGAAGAGAATCTAGTCGATTATGATATTGTAAAAGAGCACTGTTCAAACCTCGGGGTAAAATTACATGTTAAAATATTTAAGCAGGGAGAAATATTTGAGATATCCAAGGAGAGAAGAAATAGTATTGAGTCTGTTTCTAGGGAGTTAAGATATAACTTCTTTAATCAACTTGTTGCTAAAGATGATTTAATAGCAGTTGCCCACAATAGAGATGATCAAATCGAAACACAAATTATGCGTTTTTTTCAAGGTAGTTCATATGAGGGTTTGATTGGAATAAAAAGCGAACGAGGGAATATTATACGTCCCTTGATAAATATAGAGAAGAGTTACCTATTAAGTTATCTAAATAGTGAAAGAATTAAATTTGCCCTTGATAAAACAAATAGTGAGAATGATTATCTAAGAAATAAAATTCGTAATATCCTTATTCCAACAATAGAGGAAGTTTTTCCATCTTTTAGAAACTCTTTATCAAAACTAGAAGGAAAACTAATAGATTTAAATCAATTTATTAATCTAAAATCAAAGGATTTAGAGTGGACTAATATCTTAGGTTCTTGGGTTACAAGTTACAATGATTTCTTGAATTTGTCCTACTTAGAGCGAGAAAATGAGATATATAGGGTTTTTGATAAAACATTTCATGGAGATATTCCTAGCTACCGACTTCCTAATAGATTTCTTAAGCCTATTAGAAAACTAAACTTTAAAAACAATGAGATTATTTTAGAAGGTCACGGAATACAGTTTTATAGGAATAAAGAACATTTAATTTGGACCCTGTTGAATAATAAACTATTAAAATAG
- a CDS encoding tetratricopeptide repeat protein, whose amino-acid sequence MIKHFIITSLLFIFSINIFSLDGLNKDKLLSKELFNSYKEDITLEQLNKVLEFDKNNQVALISKAIYLDKNNYDLNLVKKNLELSTLPTFESQLHYITTLYRLNMYEQVLGYTSKIDLGDIGRMDVLFYIADSYIRTGQNMDALKIIKSAQHQYPNEVKFYELEYLIKPLRINLTKVLNRETSLQSLIRLYQRCSGLVPKITIEVLLNKQLRKANINEINGLVGNYMVIPLLLKILPKEELSGFYYLDTNSDTYPDTQFCLQNGIIEYKKIDSNQDNIYELQFYFNDSIPYLIRYNESELYYDNYPFIDKILLSERPDYKKEYDLYKSYTKFKIPNPIINSKIKLDFSLLDRLKTISITTYHNNQLVDKKKFINDNTYFLLEEYNKYGGFDLSTYFEDNIKKYSLEDINSDGLFDIYKKFSDDLVIETKYNQENLENWWLK is encoded by the coding sequence ATGATAAAGCATTTTATAATAACTTCTCTACTCTTTATATTTTCGATAAATATCTTTTCTTTAGATGGACTTAATAAAGACAAGTTGCTATCTAAGGAACTTTTTAATAGTTATAAAGAGGATATTACTTTAGAGCAACTAAATAAGGTTTTAGAGTTTGATAAAAATAATCAGGTAGCATTAATTAGTAAAGCGATCTATCTAGATAAAAATAACTATGACTTGAATTTAGTTAAGAAAAACTTGGAACTCTCAACCCTCCCAACCTTTGAGAGTCAGTTACACTATATAACAACTCTGTATAGACTAAATATGTATGAGCAAGTTCTTGGTTATACATCCAAAATAGATTTAGGAGATATAGGCAGAATGGATGTTTTATTCTATATTGCTGATTCCTATATTAGAACAGGACAAAATATGGATGCTTTAAAGATAATAAAAAGTGCCCAACATCAATATCCTAATGAAGTTAAATTTTATGAATTAGAATATCTAATAAAACCATTAAGAATAAATTTAACAAAAGTTTTAAACAGAGAAACATCCCTTCAGAGTTTAATAAGACTATATCAGAGGTGTTCTGGTCTAGTTCCAAAAATTACGATTGAGGTATTATTAAATAAACAACTTAGAAAAGCTAATATAAATGAGATTAATGGTTTAGTTGGTAACTACATGGTTATACCTCTGTTGCTTAAAATATTACCCAAAGAAGAACTCTCTGGATTCTATTATTTGGATACAAATAGTGATACATATCCAGATACCCAATTTTGTCTACAAAACGGTATTATTGAATATAAAAAAATAGACTCTAATCAGGATAATATATATGAGCTACAGTTTTATTTTAATGATTCAATCCCATATTTAATAAGATATAATGAGTCTGAATTATATTATGATAACTACCCGTTTATTGATAAAATACTCTTAAGTGAGAGACCTGATTACAAAAAAGAGTATGACTTATATAAATCATATACAAAATTTAAAATTCCAAACCCTATTATTAATAGTAAGATTAAATTAGATTTTAGTCTATTAGATCGATTAAAGACCATATCCATAACAACATATCACAATAACCAGTTAGTAGACAAAAAAAAGTTTATCAATGATAACACCTATTTTTTATTAGAAGAGTATAATAAGTATGGTGGTTTTGACTTATCTACATATTTTGAGGATAATATAAAAAAATACAGTCTAGAGGATATAAACTCTGATGGCTTATTTGATATATATAAAAAGTTTAGTGATGATCTTGTAATTGAAACCAAATACAATCAGGAGAATTTAGAAAACTGGTGGCTAAAGTGA
- a CDS encoding S1C family serine protease: MKKFVYIIVVLFLSCTTELIEYEADLDVIIVEEINSCLDESNISKAFQLLVYYEDITGGSEQLDESKIKLHSLMTTKLNEYILNEDWSNFFILYQNLEILRFNTDEYQYNNYLYQYLIKDTSAILSKSGVFLGEDELDYSKLSSDQLVDLEIEYNKVSPSSDYPKLVSELNSRNTYIKSDIGNNEYIDGSITVFVNKGISFQNGVGTQDIVVGSGFFIDKLGYAVTNYHVVESLVDTEYEGVANLYIKLNGLIDKIPAKIVGWDKVLDLALIKVSHIPEYVFSFAKDNDISIGDRVLALGSPGGLGSTVTSGIVSAKNRSLLEIGSVIQIDSAINPGNSGGPLIDNNNRVTNVVFAGIEDFEGINFAIPVKYLKNKLQELYMGGEVKHPWLGAGLVYRKNSIEVVYVKPKSPAFYLGLNKSDIIVSINEKKFSSIIDIQDYIMGFNIGEIVKVNFKRGSSYYEKYMTLGERPKVIMESIITGDTSDKLYIPLFGMDIRYTGKILWNKEYLINDVYPGTIADELSLQVGDIIEVKDWEYNKDLKSVILQFVIQSKKEGFWEKSIQVAAPINVNFFI, from the coding sequence GTGAAGAAGTTTGTTTATATAATTGTTGTTTTATTTTTATCTTGCACAACCGAATTAATTGAGTATGAAGCTGACTTGGATGTTATTATTGTTGAAGAGATTAACAGTTGTTTAGATGAGTCTAATATTTCAAAAGCATTTCAACTGTTAGTTTATTATGAGGATATAACAGGGGGGAGTGAGCAACTAGATGAGAGTAAAATTAAATTGCATAGTTTAATGACTACAAAACTTAATGAGTATATTTTAAATGAAGATTGGAGTAATTTTTTTATATTATATCAAAATCTTGAGATTCTAAGGTTTAACACAGATGAGTATCAATACAATAACTATCTTTATCAATATCTAATTAAAGATACTTCTGCAATATTAAGTAAGTCTGGAGTCTTTTTAGGGGAAGATGAGTTAGACTATTCTAAACTTAGCAGTGATCAATTAGTCGATCTAGAGATTGAGTATAATAAAGTCTCTCCAAGTAGTGACTATCCAAAATTAGTTAGTGAGCTCAATAGTCGAAATACCTATATTAAAAGTGATATAGGAAATAATGAATACATAGACGGAAGTATAACTGTTTTTGTAAACAAAGGGATAAGTTTTCAAAATGGTGTAGGGACCCAGGATATTGTGGTAGGAAGTGGCTTCTTTATTGATAAGCTTGGGTATGCCGTTACCAATTACCATGTAGTTGAGTCTTTAGTAGACACAGAGTATGAGGGTGTTGCTAATCTTTATATTAAACTAAATGGATTAATTGATAAAATCCCTGCAAAAATTGTAGGCTGGGATAAGGTTTTAGATCTTGCTTTAATAAAGGTTTCTCATATTCCTGAGTATGTCTTTTCCTTTGCAAAGGATAATGATATTAGTATTGGGGATAGGGTTCTTGCATTAGGTTCTCCTGGTGGATTAGGTAGTACTGTAACATCAGGAATTGTCTCTGCAAAAAACAGATCTCTTCTTGAGATCGGATCTGTTATACAGATTGATAGTGCTATAAATCCTGGAAATAGTGGTGGACCATTAATTGATAACAATAATAGGGTAACAAATGTCGTATTTGCTGGGATAGAGGACTTTGAAGGGATTAACTTTGCAATACCAGTTAAATACTTAAAAAATAAATTACAGGAACTCTATATGGGGGGGGAAGTTAAGCACCCTTGGTTAGGAGCTGGCTTAGTATATAGAAAAAATAGTATAGAGGTTGTTTATGTTAAGCCTAAATCACCAGCCTTTTATTTAGGTTTAAATAAGAGTGACATTATAGTATCTATAAATGAAAAAAAATTCTCATCAATTATTGATATTCAAGACTATATTATGGGCTTTAATATTGGAGAAATAGTAAAGGTCAACTTTAAAAGGGGTAGTAGTTATTATGAAAAGTATATGACCCTTGGCGAGAGGCCTAAAGTTATCATGGAGAGTATAATAACTGGAGATACATCAGATAAGTTATATATTCCTCTTTTTGGAATGGATATTAGATATACAGGAAAAATATTGTGGAATAAGGAGTATCTTATAAATGATGTATATCCTGGAACCATTGCAGACGAGTTAAGTCTTCAAGTTGGAGATATAATAGAAGTTAAGGATTGGGAGTATAATAAGGATTTAAAATCTGTTATTTTACAGTTTGTAATACAGAGTAAAAAGGAAGGTTTTTGGGAGAAATCCATACAGGTCGCTGCTCCTATAAATGTTAATTTCTTTATATAA